Proteins from a single region of Theileria parva strain Muguga chromosome 1, complete sequence, whole genome shotgun sequence:
- a CDS encoding putative integral membrane protein — MKLFILLSLNLLSVHGFFYTLFPLVLIKSDNKAKLYCPWNQHTDYDLTCRLNKDVMGYYPLPSTNATTVLENSKFLNPALQTPFTKDYCKLLRQTWSTKKDSPNVCKDFAFCFNAADDKCVCSCQSGFFGNPYKECFQHCSTNDDCSSPLAVCKSTTNTKELKRCVCKDNYEGNGVMCYKNPCGDDRTSKCGTVQNTICVPTGPGVDDYKCICPQGYYVNHEKTCVPEVTVTKSSVITLVIKNVPDGSRVEAGECLSFTLNDGSKSVFFHKNSGDSVYVKKTIKNDGKLSIFFIVTDEITAFSVTSGAVGLTKLYSMSSTFIGCKFGHVKVYDRNGREISGYEDLKKSKKLKLASGQTLSTGEQEPPPPGRHGQQEPSGPQGPRSPGSNGSSHLELESSPPNTDSNPTTTTVKGKPEVQVYVRELKADELAGGLSSSDVAQRQEALQRTQDRATRDGHSTLQSSSSVQTVNEL, encoded by the coding sequence ATGAAATTGTTTATTCTTTTATCACTCAATTTACTATCGGTTCACGGATTTTTCTACACCCTCTTTCCTCTAGTGCTCATCAAGTCAGATAATAAAGCTAAGCTCTATTGTCCATGGAATCAACATACTGATTACGATTTAACATGTAGACTTAATAAAGATGTTATGGGCTACTACCCACTTCCTTCAACAAATGCCACTACAGTACTTGAAAATTCCAAATTTCTAAACCCAGCCTTACAAACGCCATTCACTAAGGATTATTGCAAGTTGTTAAGGCAAACTTGGTCTACAAAAAAAGATTCTCCCAATGTTTGCAAAGACTTTGCATTCTGCTTTAATGCTGCCGATGACAAGTGTGTTTGTTCATGTCAATCTGGTTTCTTTGGTAATCCGTACAAAGAATGTTTTCAACATTGCTCTACTAATGATGACTGTTCAAGTCCTTTGGCGGTTTGTAAATCTACCACAAACACTAAGGAACTGAAAAGATGTGTTTGCAAGGATAACTACGAGGGAAATGGAGTAATGTGTTACAAGAATCCGTGTGGAGATGACAGAACTTCCAAGTGCGGAACTGTTCAGAACACTATATGTGTTCCAACAGGCCCGGGTGTCGATGATTACAAGTGTATTTGCCCACAAGGTTACTACGTTAATCACGAGAAAACTTGTGTTCCAGAAGTAACAGTAACTAAGAGCAGTGTCATAACTCTAGTTATCAAAAACGTACCGGACGGTAGCAGAGTTGAAGCCGGAGAGTGTCTTTCGTTTACCCTTAACGACGGATCAAAGAGCGTGTTTTTCCACAAAAACTCTGGAGACTCTGTTTACGTCAAGAAAACAATCAAAAACGATGGAAAATTATCGATATTCTTTATAGTCACTGATGAAATCACAGCCTTTAGTGTAACTTCTGGTGCCGTTGGACTTACAAAGCTTTACTCTATGTCGAGTACTTTTATAGGATGTAAATTCGGTCACGTTAAAGTTTATGACCGAAACGGCCGTGAGATTTCTGGATACGaagatttgaaaaaatccaaaaaattaaaattagcaTCCGGTCAAACCCTTTCTACAGGTGAACAAGAGCCGCCACCTCCAGGTCGCCACGGACAACAAGAACCTTCTGGTCCTCAAGGGCCAAGATCCCCTGGATCTAATGGATCAAGCCATCTGGAGCTGGAAAGTTCACCCCCTAATACAGACTCTAATCCTACTACAACTACCGTTAAAGGTAAGCCCGAAGTACAGGTCTATGTAAGAGAATTGAAAGCTGACGAATTAGCCGGAGGTTTGTCATCAAGTGATGTAGCTCAAAGACAAGAAGCTCTACAAAGAACTCAAGACCGTGCCACTCGAGATGGTCATAGCACATTACAATCTTCATCAAGTGTTCAAACGGTGAATGAACTTTAA
- the NEW1 gene encoding ABC transporter family protein has product MFDSIYERLSTNSSTSRNSRFKKPQMSVSMDVKFHIKDEATANNISNNQYLYALVSKLMEHENLDEKQFTAVYNNFEYSEDENNPVFAGYNLSGVGYMRQNYTLDLNPESTVSDLISNVFESYNLCNNVMNYIERNLNLFNTLMLHKPSKKSMYSDETPSKIAGDILSLYNSERDLITQKFREMKFLIKKLVSIFGMESVIGSTVNTLSGGFKMRLYLFILLLHSPSLLLLDEPTNNLDTTTVKFLIDVLKYLMKNSTLSVLVVSHDTVLLNTICTSILQMPGDGTIAPFKGNFDDFVQKGTNEKNMKNARIEKLRKNINVLTRDIQELKKSKKGSLSALRVTISQKQDLLDEYQEELDELIGTPISKYTKTYNRVLFKINDDHRSKSNENVNYETTFNMIFQKILRKNPLLNTGQMLNSFGPLFKLINITLDTHTGKRIFDNLNLTIHPSDRIVLLGENGIGKTTLLKLLFKSQATFRNNPLLAQISSIEKKLLYQSITDYLDVVNRGMDMEMGRMDRDWKLFEEINKVNREMTNSEESVYDADDIEYRILVNEPFNFTLVDGLMSVNDAKLSYYSQNCSNILNYNKTVYNLLRDYVGNEVEQDALAEYLGCFHLADYANSSVSTLSFGERSRLLLSLLLINKAHFLLMDEPTNHLDLFMKKLMKLIVNGIYKGGFMIATHDLDFIKDLNTVNSFIYIYSKDKVFRFNDKFGPEYIAFKSEYSDATRSQVLDFLTQFAGDKKYCKIAINPFIEEQDKHKKGSRGKKKVHPPRSPNDRSRFKNIKRWK; this is encoded by the exons ATGTTTGACTCCATTTATGAACGACTCTCGACAAATTCATCAACCAGTAGAAATAGTAGGTTTAAGAAACCTCAAATGTCAGTTTCAATGGACGTTAAATTTCATATCAAGGATGAGGCAACGGCCAATAATATCTCAAATAACCAATATCTATATGCTCTCGTATCTAAGCTTATGGAACATGAGAACCTGGACGAGAAACAATTTACCGCAGTGTACAACAACTTTGAATATTCtgaagatgaaaataaCCCAGTATTTGCAGGCTATAACCTCTCAGGCGTAGGTTACATGAGACAAAACTACACCTTGGACTTGAACCCAGAATCTACAGTGTCTGACCTCATATCAAATGTATTTGAATCTTATAACCTGTGTAACAACGTAATGAATTATATTGAGAGGAACCTAAACTTGTTTAACACGTTGATGTTACACAAACCTTCGAAAAAAAGTATGTATAGTGATGAAACGCCTAGCAAGATCGCGGGTGATATTTTATCCCTGTATAACAGTGAAAGGGATTTAATAACACAAAAGTTTAGAGAAATGAAGTTTCTGATTAAGAAACTGGTTTCAATATTTGGAATGGAGTCGGTGATAGGATCAACAGTTAACACTCTCAGTGGAGGGTTTAAGATGAGGTTATACCTATTCATTCTACTATTACATTCACCCAGCCTGCTATTACTTGACGAGCCGACAAATAACCTGGATACAACCACCGTAAAATTTCTTATAGACGTATTGAAATACTTGATGAAGAACTCGACCCTGTCAGTACTGGTTGTAAGCCACGATACGGTACTTCTGAACACAATTTGTACCTCAATTCTACAAATGCCAGGTGATGGTACTATAGCGCCATTCAAAG GAAACTTTGATGATTTTGTACAAAAGGGAACGAATGAAAAGAACATGAAAAACGCAAGAATAGAGAAACTGAGGAAGAATATCAATGTACTAACCAGAGATATTCAAGAGTTGAAAAAAAGTAAGAAAGGATCACTAAGTGCACTGAGGGTTACAATTTCTCAAAAGCAGGATTTATTGGACGAATATCAGGAGGAACTTGATGAACTAATTGGTACACCAATTTCAAAGTACACTAAAACTTACAATAGAGTACTCTTCAAAATAAACGACGACCACAGATCAAAATCAaatgaaaatgttaattacGAAACCACTTTCAATATGATATTCCAGAAAATATTAAGGAAAAACCCACTATTGAATACAGGCCAGATGCTTAACAGTTTTGGGCCTTTATTCAAGCTAATTAACATTACCCTGGATACACACACTGGCAAGAGAATTTTTGATAACCTGAATTTGACAATCCATCCTTCCGATCGCATAGTTCTACTAGGTGAAAATGGTATTGGAAAGACAACACTCTTGAAACTGCTTTTTAAATCTCAGGCAACTTTTAGAAATAACCCACTGCTCGCCCAGATTAGCAGTATAGAGAAGAAATTACTCTACCAGTCCATAACGGATTATCTAGATGTTGTAAACAGGGGTATGGATATGGAAATGGGTAGAATGGATAGGGATTGGAAGTTGTTTGAGGAGATAAACAAGGTGAACAGAGAAATGACAAACTCTGAGGAGTCAGTATATGATGCAGATGACATAGAGTATCGGATATTAGTAAATGAACCATTTAACTTCACTTTGGTGGACGGATTGATGAGTGTTAATGATGCGAAATTATCTTACTACTCGCAAAACTGTTCAAATATTCTAAACTACAATAAAACAGTGTATAACCTTCTTAGAGATTACGTAGGGAATGAAGTTGAGCAAGATGCGCTTGCAGAGTACTTGGGATGTTTTCATTTAGCAGATTACGCGAATTCGTCAGTTTCAACACTGTCATTTGGTGAAAGGTCAAGACTCCTTCTATCCTTATTACTCATTAACAAGGCCCACTTTTTACTGATGGATGAGCCAACGAACCATCTTGACTTATTCATGAAGAAGCTCATGAAGCTCATTGTGAACGGAATTTACAAGGGCGGTTTCATGATAGCGACTCATGACTTGGACTTTATAAAGGATCTCAACACCGTCAATTCATTCATTTACATATACTCAAAGGATAAAGTTTTCAGgtttaatgataaatttgggCCGGAATACATAGCGTTTAAGTCGGAGTACTCAGATGCAACCAGGTCACAGGTTTTAGATTTCCTTACACAGTTTGCTGgggataaaaaatattgtaaaatagctATAAATCCATTCATTGAAGAACAGGATAAGCATAAAAAAGGTTCTAGAGGGAAAAAGAAGGTACATCCACCAAGAAGCCCGAATGACAGGTCGAGATTTAAGAACATTAAAAGGTGgaaatga
- a CDS encoding EAP30/Vps36 family protein, producing the protein MTRKLVEETVLKLENLKVGIGVLKRFYACTNGVLTTFRLSFNYTNNKPKTIFVSSITTVKISNSFFKEYIMLQCGSIRYFMSCSDNSKLYSELLRVVKLNETSTVLNSPRTVEKSVESPDSRSLSVPGISRVLKIQQEKIEESEDLCSATTELHALKNKCKLVKDVLVKVTKYDQEGFNSTIDKVFKTLGVDIFSQSNDNEDGSDTPTNTEEVLNQLRKVLSLLLSKNESILLHEFYVAANRLMLADLLSPSQLVKYVNKLENDGLCKLNKVGNVYLLSKSHESISEEEFCNDLVRILNCGPTDLMKYSKEANISTSLAQVKLNIAEKMGLIVRDETIQMTNYYKNLFNKMY; encoded by the coding sequence atgacaaGGAAATTGGTCGAGGAGACAGTGTTGAAGTTGGAGAACTTGAAGGTTGGAATAGGAGTGTTGAAGCGGTTTTATGCCTGCACAAACGGAGTCTTGACGACTTTCAGACTCTCGTTTAACTACACAAATAATAAGCCGAAAACGATCTTTGTGTCCTCTATCACTACGGTTAAGATTTCAAACAGCTTTTTCAAGGAGTATATAATGCTTCAGTGCGGGTCAATCAGGTACTTTATGTCCTGTTCAGATAATTCAAAGTTATACTCTGAGCTATTGAGAGTAGTTAAGCTTAACGAGACATCGACGGTGCTAAACTCCCCAAGAACGGTGGAAAAGAGTGTTGAGTCACCTGATTCAAGATCATTATCAGTTCCAGGAATCTCAAgggttttaaaaattcagCAGGAGAAAATTGAGGAATCTGAAGACCTTTGCTCAGCAACTACTGAACTCCATGCCTTGAAgaataaatgtaaattgGTTAAAGATGTTCTAGTTAAAGTTACAAAGTATGACCAGGAAGGGTTTAACTCAACAATTGACAAGGTTTTTAAGACTCTTGGAGTTGACATCTTTAGCCAGTCCAATGATAATGAAGATGGCTCAGATACTCCTACAAACACAGAAGAAGTGTTAAACCAACTAAGGAAAGTATTATCGTTACTTTTAAGTAAAAACGAGTCTATTTTGCTACACGAGTTTTATGTAGCAGCTAATAGGCTTATGTTAGCAGACTTGTTATCTCCGTCACAGCTTGTGAAGTACGTTAATAAACTTGAAAACGATGGCTTATGTAAGTTAAACAAGGTAGGAAATGTGTATCTTTTATCAAAAAGCCACGAATCAATTAGTGAAGAGGAGTTTTGCAACGATCTCGttagaattttaaattgtgGACCAACAGATTTAATGAAGTATTCAAAAGAAGCAAACATATCAACAAGCCTGGCACAAGTTAAGCTTAACATTGCTGAGAAAATGGGATTAATTGTAAGGGATGAAACAATACAAATGAcgaattattataaaaatttatttaataaaatgtattaa
- the ncbp2 gene encoding Nuclear cap-binding protein subunit 2 domain protein, whose product MSELYDRISNERVYWDKKSCSSIEEWKEKIANSSTVYVGNLAFSTPEERIHEVLQAAGEIDRIVLGLNSIKKSPCGFAFVVYKDAKSAKRAVKMFKGCIIDGRVIRVDADPGTSIDDTRRLARGLNGYQWRDAFRKEFDTSRGGQGLGVSHEILNKRMKVPQMMSSILADQSRVLNP is encoded by the exons ATGTCGGAACTTTATGACAGAATATCAAATGAAAGGGTTTACTGGGATAAAAAGTCATGTTCAAGTATTGAGGAATGGAAGGAAAAAATCGCAAACTCCTCAACTGTTTATGTTGGAAATTTAGCTTTTTCAACACCTGAAGAACGTATTCACGAA GTGTTACAAGCGGCAGGAGAGATCGATAGGATAGTTTTGGGGCTTAACAGTATAAAGAAGAGCCCATGTGGATTCGCTTTTGTTGTATATAAAGATGCTAAATCTGCTAAAAGAGCAGTTAAGATGTTCAAGGGTTGCATAATAGATGGGAGAGTAATAAGAGTAGATGCCGACCCGGGGACTAGTATCGATGATACTAGAAGACTAGCAAGAGGATTAAACGGATACCAGTGGCGTGATGCTTTTAGAAAGGAGTTTGACACCAGTAGAGGAGGTCAAGGCCTAGGAGTTAGCcatgaaattttaaataaaagaaTGAAAGTTCCACAAATGATGTCATCAATACTGGCAGATCAGTCCAGAGTTTTAAACCCTTAA
- the RPL35 gene encoding 60S ribosomal protein L35: MEKLRVFELREKSDAELLKLLDDLKQELATFRVSKVTATGTSKLSKITLVRKAVAKVLTVYNQRKKEEARKKYKKLSKTPLNLRPKLTRAKRKALTTKQLTMKTIKERKRAENLPKRKYALLV, translated from the exons atg gAGAAGTTAAGAGTTTTTGAATTGAGAGAGAAGTCAGATGCAGAGCTCTTGAAGCTCCTGGATGATCTAAAGCAGGAGCTTGCAACATTCAGAGTCTCAAAAGTAACTGCAACTGGAACCTCTAAACTCTCAAAAATTACTCTAGTTCGCAAGGCAGTGGCAAAGGTATTGACAGTTTATAACCAGAGAAAGAAAGAAGAGGCAAGaaaaaagtataaaaaacTGTCAAAAACGCCACTTAACCTGAGACCAAAACTTACAAGAGCTAAACGTAAAGCTTTAACAACAAAGCAGCTGACCATGAAGACAATTAAGGAACGTAAAAGGGCAGAAAACCTACCAAAACGTAAGTATGCTCTTTTGGTCTAA
- the PGK gene encoding Phosphoglycerate kinase 1 yields MDCLLSSKLGLNDVADKLPGKRVLMRVDYNVPMRDGVIKDLTRVKATIPTIKFLLENGVHSVVLMSHCGRPNGRKVPRHSLCPVVGPLSSLLGMQVKFLNDCVGPEVEKECSNPTKGSVILLENLRFHPEEEGELDGAKVDDVRVQRFRESLTKLGDVYVNDAFGTAHRAHSSMVGVNLPLRVAGFLMKKELDYFAKALENPQKPFLAILGGAKVKDKVKLILALLEKIDVLIIGGGMAYTFKKVLDNMPIGTSLFDSDSVHLVKEISEKAKEKGVKLLLPCDFVVTTTFSNDGPIKLASETQGVPDGWMGLDCGPKSVEKFSEPVLTAKTIVWNGPLGVFELPNFSKGSNEVLDLVVKATEKGATSIIGGGDTASLAESTGKAPKLSHVSTGGGASLELLEGKQLPGVVYLTNR; encoded by the exons ATGGATTGTCTTCTTTCTTCTAAATTAGGACTCAATGATGTCGCTGACAAg TTGCCTGGTAAAAGGGTACTGATGAGAGTCGATTACAACGTACCAATGAGAGATGGAGTTATTAAGGATCTTACAAGAGTAAAGGCAACTATTCCAACTATCAAGTTTTTACTTGAAAATGGAGTTCACTCCGTTGTTTTGATGTCACATTGTGGCAGACCAAACGGAAGGAAAGTACCAAGGCACTCACTGTGCCCAGTTGTTGGACCGCTGTCATCACTTCTTGGTATGCAGGTTAAATTTCTAAATGACTGTGTTGGACCGGAAGTGGAAAAAGAGTGTAGCAACCCAACTAAAGGCTCTGTAATTCTTCTAGAAAACCTCAGGTTCCACCCTGAAGAGGAGGGAGAATTGGATGGAGCTAAGGTAGATGATGTTAGGGTCCAAAGGTTCCGTGAGTCACTTACCAAGTTGGGTGATGTGTACGTAAACGACGCATTTGGTACAGCACACAGAGCCCATAGCTCAATGGTAGGAGTTAACCTACCTTTAAGAGTGGCAGGGTTCTTGATGAAGAAGGAGTTGGACTACTTTGCAAAGGCACTTGAAAACCCTCAGAAGCCTTTCCTAGCAATACTAGGAGGAGCGAAGGTAAAGGATAAGGTCAAACTCATCTTAGCATTACTGGAAAAGATTGATGTCCTCATAATAGGAGGAGGAATGGCATATACCTTTAAGAAAGTACTTGACAATATGCCAATTGGAACCTCACTCTTTGACAGTGATAGTGTCCACTTGGTCAAGGAAATTTCAGAAAAAGCCAAGGAAAAAGGTGTAAAACTACTCCTTCCCTGTGATTTTGTAGTTACAACAACTTTTTCGAACGATGGACCGATAAAATTGGCATCGGAAACGCAAGGAGTACCAGATGGTTGGATGGGCCTGGACTGTGGGCCGAAATCAGTAGAAAAATTCTCAGAGCCAGTTTTAACAGCAAAGACAATAGTATGGAACGGCCCACTTGGAGTTTTCGAGTTACCAAACTTCTCAAAGGGAAGTAACGAAGTTCTAGATCTGGTTGTGAAGGCAACTGAAAAGGGCGCTACGTCGATCATCGGAGGTGGTGACACAGCTTCATTAGCAGAATCTACTGGAAAAGCTCCCAAATTAAGCCATGTTTCTACGGGCGGAGGAGCGTCACTGGAACTCCTGGAAGGAAAACAACTACCAGGGGTTGTATATCTAACTAATCGTTAA